GATCGGCGGCGGTGAACTGATTCCGCGCTGACGGACACCGACGCGGATCTGAGCCAGCCATGGCCGCCCGTTGCCCCGAGCTTCCCATCTCCCCCTGGGACTGGTCGGGCAGGCCGGTCAGGTCGGGCCATGCATGAGCAGCGGGCAGGCAGCTGCGGGTGCTGACACGGGGGCTGGGTCGTCCCCGCGGCACATGTGTCGCCCCATACCCCGGCGGCGTCCTCGGGCGAACAGAAGACGGGCAGCAAGCCGGCGGCGTACGCCACCGCGTCGCGGCCTGGACGATTCAGGCATGTTCGGACTGAGCATCGTGACCCCAAGCCGCGCCACCCCGCGATGGGCAAGCGTGGGGAACTTCGAGCAACCGAGCGGCCGTTGGGCATGACATGACTGAACTTCGCACCCTCGGCTCGTCCGGTCTCCGCGTGTCCCCCCTCTGCCTGGGCGGCAACGTCTTCGGCTGGACCGCCGACAAAACCCAGTCGTTCGCAGTGCTCGACGCCTATCTCGCCGCGGGCGGGAACTTCATCGACACCGCCGACTCATACATGCACTACTTTCCCGAGCAGGGCAATGAGCCGGGACAGTCCGAGAGCATCATCGGCGATTGGCTCGCCAGCCGCCGCAACCGTGACGACGTGGTCATCGCAACCAAGGTCGGCGACCACCCGAAGTTCATGGGCCTTGCCCCCGCCAACATCAAGGCCGCAGTCGAGGAGTCCTTGCGGCGACTGCGTACCGACCACATCGACCTTTACTACACCCATTTCGACCGGGATGAGTCCATCCCCGTGGACGAGATCATCACCGCTCTCGACGATCTCGTGAAGGCCGGCAAGGTGCGGGCCATCGCCACCTCCAACATCAGCCCCGAACGGCTCTCCGCGTCACTTGAGTTCTCCGACCGCGAGGGGCTGGCCCGCTACGTGGCCCTGCAGCCGCAGTACAACCTCATCGCACGCGACAGCTACGAGGGTGCACGACGGGAGATCGTGCAGCGCGAAGGCCTGGTCTGCGTACCGTACTTCGCGCTCGCCTCCGGCTTCCTCACCGGCAAGTACCGACCCGGTAAGAACACCGAGAATGTGCGCAACCTTCCCGGGCTCGCCGGCGGCTACGCGGACACGGAACGCGGCGTGAAGGTGCTCGACGCGCTGGAGCAGATCGCCACGGCGCGGGGCGTCGAGATGGCCACGGTGGCGGTCGCCTGGCTCGCGCAGCAGCCGACCGTGATCGCCCCGATAGCCTCCGCACGCACTGTCGAACAGCTGCCGGCGCTGCTTGCCGCGCAGGACCTTCAACTGTCGGACACCGAACTGGAGACCTTGACGACGGCCTCCTCCTGACTCGCGTCCACCGCGCTTACCCGGCGGTCGTGCGATCGCATCCCACGTCAGCCCGCGGGCTGAACCTTGCGGCGCAGGATTTTGCCTGTGGGACCCTTGGGGAGGGCGTCGACGAGCCAGACCGAGCGGGGATACTTGTACGCCGCGAGACGGTCCCGGACGAAGTTCTTGAGCTCCTCCGGGTCCACCTCAAAGCCCGGCTTGAGGGCCACCGCGGCGCCGACCTCCTCACCGAGTTCCGGATGCCCGATCCCGATCACCGCGGCCTCGGCCACCGCGGGATGCTGATAGAGGACCTCCTCCACCTCGCGGGGGTAGACGTTGTAGCCGCCGCGGATGATCAGGTCTTTCTTGCGGTCGACGATGGTGTAGTAACCGTCCGCGTCCTTGGTGGCGATGTCGCCGCTGCGGAACCAGCCGTCAGGTATGGCTGCGGCGGTGGCGTCGGGACGGTTCCAGTAGCCCTTCATGACGTTCTCACCACGGATGGCGATCTCACCGGGCTCACCGGCCGGGACATCCTCACCGTCGTCGTTGACCAGGCGCATCTCGCAGCCACGTACCGGAAAACCGATGGTGCCTGCCTTGCGCTCACGGCCGGGCTGGTTGAACGACACGACCGGCGCGGTCTCGGACAGGCCGTAACCCTCGAAGACCTCGCAGCCGAACCGGGACTCGAAGCCGCGCAGGATCTCCACCGGCATCGCGGAGCCCCCGGTCATGCAGGTGCGCAGCGAGGACATGTCGGCGTGCGCCGCATCGGGGCAGTTCAGCATCGCCGCGTACATGGTGGGCACACCCTCGAACACGGTCACCCGGTCACGGGCCACCACCTCCAGCGCCTTGACCGGATCGAACCGCGGAATCAACGTCAGTGTGGCGCCCGCGCGGACCGCGGCGTTGAGCCCGCAGGTCAGGCCGAAGACATGGAACAGGGGCAAGCAGCCCATGATCACGTCGTCCGGACCGATCTCGATCAAAGTCTCGGACGTGGTCGCCGCGTTGGAGGAGAGATTGTGGTGGGTCAGCTCCGCTCCCTTGGGCTGCCCCGTGGTACCGGAGGTGTAGAGGATGACGGCGGTGTCGCCGTCCGCGCGCTCGACCGGTTCCTCAATCGGGGTACCGCTCAGGTCGGCAGGGCCGGTCGCCGCGACGACGATCCCTGTGATCCCCATCGTCTGGGCGGCCTCGGGCACCACATCGCCGGAGCCGTCCCAACCGTAGACGACCTTCATCCCCGAGTCGCCCAGGTAGTACTCGACCTCACGGGCCTTGAGCAGCGGGTTCATCGGCACCACGACCGCGCCTGCGAGCAGCGCGCCATAGAACAGGACCGGGAAGGCGGGCACGTTCGGCAGCACCAGACCGACCCGGTCGCCCGGCTCCACTCCTCGTTCGCGCAAGTCGCCGGCCACGGCCGCGGCGGCGGCATGCAGGCCCGCGTAGTCCAGCGTGTAGCCGTCCAGTCTGATCGCCGGGTGCCGGGGCTGCGAGCGGGCGGCCGCGAGCAGGTTTCTGGCCAGGTTCATCGGGGCCTTCCTTCGTGGATACCCCGGCCTTCAGGCCGGGGAGGAAAACGAGGCTCCTGCGGAGCAGGGCAGGAGAAGTCGGTTCGCCGCCAGGGCGACCCGGCGCCCACCGGTCACCGGTGGACACCCGCCGCTCACACGGGAGCCGATAGAAAGTGAGGTAGGGCGCGGCAGGACAGGCGGGCGTTCAGGTACCGCTCTTACCCCACGGGCGAACAGGCGCCTGAGCTGTAGCGCACGTTCGGCCGCTACAAGGCGCGCAAGAAGGCCCGCGTGTCGGCCGAGTACACCCGCAACGCCTTCACCTGGCGCGACGGGCAGCTCACGCCGGCCAAGATGGCGCAGCCGCTGGACATCCGCTGGTCGCGCCCCCTGCCCGAGGGTGCGGAGCCGCCCACGGTGACCGTCTCCCGCGACGCGGCGGCCCGCTGCTTCGTGTCCCTGCTGTGCGAGGACACCATCGCCCCCGCCACGAGCGCGGCGGTCGGCCTGGACGCCTGGATCACCTCCCTGGTGACCCTGTCCACCAGCGAGAAGATCGCCAACCCCCGGCACGAACGCCAAGACCGCGCCCGCCTGGCCCACGCGCAGCGCGAGCCGTCGCGCAAAGCGAAGGGCTCGGCGAATCAGGCGAAAGCCCGCCGTCGTGTCGCCAAGGTCCATGCGCGGACCGCTGACCGGCGCCGCGACTTCCTGCACAAACTGACCTCGCGCATCGTCCACGAGAACCAAGTGGTCGTGATCGAGGACCTCACCGTCCGCAATCTGCTGAAGAACGGCACGCTCCCGCGCGCCCTCTCGGACGCAGCCTGGACGGACCTGCGCTCCATGCTGGAGTACAAGTGCGCCTGGTACGGGCGCGAACTCGTCGTGATCGACCGCTTCTTCCCCAGCAGCAAGCTGTGCGGAACCTGCGGCACGGTCCGCGAGAAGCTGCCGCTGAACGTCCGTGAGCGGACGTGCGAGCACTGCGGTGCCGTGCATGACCGCGACGTGAACGCGGCACACAACATCCTGGCCGCCGGGCTGGCGGCGTCTGCCTGTGGAGACGGTGTAAGACCTCAACGGGAGTCCTCCCGGACGGGGCGATCGTCGGTGAAGCAGGAACCCCAGCGGGCGACCGCTGGAATCCCACGCCTTAAACGGGGGAGGAAGTCAAACCCATACGGTCTCCTTCGGTGGGCGCAGCGGATCAGCGGTAGCGTTCGCCCAGCGCGGCCCAGTCGTCGAACCCGACCGCACGGAATATGCCGAGCGGGCCGTCGCCGAGGTATGGGTCCTCGCCGCCCAGGTCGACCAGCGCGGCGGCCATCGCGGCGGTGACGGGCTGGAGCAGCGCCCCCGGGTAGATCGCCATACGGAAACCGAGCTTTTCGAGGTCGGCATCCGGGACGGCGGGGGTCCGGCCCGCGGGGACGACGTTGAACACCAACGGGGCCTGCACCTCGGCGGCGATGCGTTCGATCTCCTCCACCGATTGCGGAGCCTCGACGAAGATCATGTCTGCCCCTTCGGCCGCGTACCGGTGGGCGCGGGTGAGGGCCTCGTCCAGTCCCGCGGGTCCGCGCGCGTCGGTCCGGGCGATGATGACGGTGTCGTTCTCCCTGGCGTCGAGGGCGGCGGCGAGCTTGCGGACGAAGTCGTCCGCGCTGATGACCGACTTGTCGGTGAGGTGCCCGCAGCGCTTGGGGAAGTCCTGGTCCTCGAGCTGGATCGCCGCGACACCGGCGCGCTCGTAGGCCCGGACCGTCCGCACGACGTGCATCGGGTTGCCGTAGCCGGTGTCGGCGTCCGCGACGACGGGGAGCCCGCTGGCCTCGACCACGACTTCCGCACGCTCGGCCATCTCCGTCGCGGTGGCCAGACCGATGTCGGGCAAGCCGTAGCCGGCGGCCACCGCTCCGGCGCCGGTCAGGTAGGCGACCTGGAAGCCCGCACGTCGGACGAGGTGGGCGCCGATGCCGTCGTAGACCCCCGGCGCGCGGACCATGCCCGGTTCGGACAACAGCCTGCGCAGTCGGGCGGGTGCAGTGGTCATGGTGGTCGCCTCTCTGGTCGTCACGACGCCCTGGCAATCGGGACGTGCGCGAGTTCGTACGCGCGGATGGCCGCCTCGTGCTGGAGGGTCACGTCGATGCCGTCGTGCCCGTCCAGGAACCGCTGCCGGGTGTCGGCGTCCATCCGGATCGGGGCTTCGATTCCGGCTGCGCGGACGGTCAGGCCAACGAGGTCCACCGCGACGGGCAGCGCCGGGTCGGCTTCGACGGCATCCATCAGGCCGCTCACCTCGTCGTCGGCCAGCACGGCCGCAACGAGTCCGGACCGGACAGCGTTGTCGGCGAAGATGTCGCCGAAACGGGAGGCGATGACGACTGCGAAACCGTGGTCCTGCAGCGCCCAGACGGCATGCTCGCGCGACGAGCCGGAGCCGAAGTCCGCGCCGGCGAGCAGAATCGTGGCTCCGGCGTGGGCCGGATCGGCCAGCGGGAAACCAGGCTCCGCCCGCCACGCGGCGAAGAGGTGCTCGGCGAAGCCCGTCCGTGTCGTCCGCAGACAGTGCCGGGCGGCGATGATCTGGTCGGTGTCGATGTTCGTGCGACGGATCGCCACCGCACGACCCGTGATCGAGGTGATCGGTTTCATGGTGTCCCCAGGGTCGACGGCGCGGTGAGGCGGCCGGTCACCGCCGTTGCGGCCGCGGTGGTGGGCGAGACCAGGTGAGTACGGCCGCCCCGGCCTTGGCGGCCCTCGAAGTTGCGGTTGGAGGTCGAGGCGCACCGCTCCCCTGCCGCCAGGGAGTCGTCGTTCATCGCGACACACATTGAGCAGCCGGCCGTACGCCACTGCGCCCCGGCCTTGCGGAACACCTCATCGAGTCCTTCGGCTTCGGCGGCGCGTTTGACGGCGGCCGAACCGGGGACGACGAGCATGCGCACACCGGGCGCGATGCGGCGGCCGTCGAGGACCTGGGCGGCCGCCCGGAGGTCCTCGATGCGACCGTTGGTGCAGGACCCCAGGAACACCACGTCGATCGGGATCTCCCGCATCGGGGTTCCCGGAGACAGATCCATGTACGTCAGAGCCCGTTCCGCTGCTTGCCGGCCGGCTGGATCGGGTGCATCGGCCGGGTCCGGGACCGCGCCGCTCAGCTCGACGACCTGGCTCGGGTTCGTGCCCCAACTGACGTAGGGGGACAAGGTCGTCACGTCGATGTCGACACTGCGGTCGAATTCGGCATCGTCGTCGCTGCGCAGCGACTTCCACGACGCGACGGCGTCGTCCCAGGCTCTCCCGGTCGGTGCGTACGGCCTGCCGCGAAGGTACTCGACGGTCACGTCGTCGGGAGCGATCATGCCTGCCTTCGCACCCGCCTCGATCGACATGTTGCACAGCGTCAGCCGCGCTTCCATCGACATCGCCTCGACGGCGGGCCCGCGGTACTCGATCACATGACCTTGCGCACCTCCGGTGCCGATCCGGCCGATGACGGCGAGTGCCACGTCTTTCGCCGAGACACCCGTCGGCAGCGCGCCGTGCAGCGTCACGGCCATGGCCCGAGGCTTGGCGAACGCGACCGTCTGCGTCGCCAGCACGTGCTCGACCTGGCTGGTACCGATGCCGAAGGCGAGCGCCCCGAACGCACCGTGCGTGCTCGTGTGGCTGTCGCCGCACAGGATGACCCGGCCCGGCTGGGTGATGCCGAGTTCAGGTCCGATCACATGCACGATGCCCTGGCCCTCCGTGCCCGACCGGTGCAGCGGGATTCCGAACTCGGCGCAATTGCGCCGCAGGGCCTCCACCATGGTCGCCGCCACCCCGGATCGCCCCAACTGACCGCGGGTGGGGACCACATGGTCCTCGGTGGCGAGCGTGAGGTCGGGCCGGCGGACGGTGCGACCGGCGAGGCGCAGGCCTTCGAACGCCTGCGGGCTCGAGCCTTCGTGGAGCAGGTGGAAGTCGACGTAGAGCAGATCGCTGCCCGCGGCGCCGCGGTGCACCACGTGGGCGTCCCAGATCTTGTCCAGCAGGGTTGCCATCGCTACGCCGTCGCCTCACTCGTAGTGCCCGGTGCCCGCCCGGCCGGGGCACCGTCGTAGCCGAGGCGGCGCGACAGCGCCCGGGCGGCGTCGCCGATGAGTGGACCGAAGTCCTCGGCCGCCGCACGGTCGAGCCGGGAGGAGGGGCCGCCGACGGCGATGGCCGCCACGACCGTGCCGCTCGCGTCGAACACGGGCGCGGCCAGCGAGTTGAGGCCCGTCTCGCGCTCCTCCTCG
Above is a window of Streptomyces sp. SAI-135 DNA encoding:
- the leuD gene encoding 3-isopropylmalate dehydratase small subunit — translated: MKPITSITGRAVAIRRTNIDTDQIIAARHCLRTTRTGFAEHLFAAWRAEPGFPLADPAHAGATILLAGADFGSGSSREHAVWALQDHGFAVVIASRFGDIFADNAVRSGLVAAVLADDEVSGLMDAVEADPALPVAVDLVGLTVRAAGIEAPIRMDADTRQRFLDGHDGIDVTLQHEAAIRAYELAHVPIARAS
- a CDS encoding isocitrate lyase/PEP mutase family protein, whose protein sequence is MTTAPARLRRLLSEPGMVRAPGVYDGIGAHLVRRAGFQVAYLTGAGAVAAGYGLPDIGLATATEMAERAEVVVEASGLPVVADADTGYGNPMHVVRTVRAYERAGVAAIQLEDQDFPKRCGHLTDKSVISADDFVRKLAAALDARENDTVIIARTDARGPAGLDEALTRAHRYAAEGADMIFVEAPQSVEEIERIAAEVQAPLVFNVVPAGRTPAVPDADLEKLGFRMAIYPGALLQPVTAAMAAALVDLGGEDPYLGDGPLGIFRAVGFDDWAALGERYR
- a CDS encoding long-chain fatty acid--CoA ligase encodes the protein MNLARNLLAAARSQPRHPAIRLDGYTLDYAGLHAAAAAVAGDLRERGVEPGDRVGLVLPNVPAFPVLFYGALLAGAVVVPMNPLLKAREVEYYLGDSGMKVVYGWDGSGDVVPEAAQTMGITGIVVAATGPADLSGTPIEEPVERADGDTAVILYTSGTTGQPKGAELTHHNLSSNAATTSETLIEIGPDDVIMGCLPLFHVFGLTCGLNAAVRAGATLTLIPRFDPVKALEVVARDRVTVFEGVPTMYAAMLNCPDAAHADMSSLRTCMTGGSAMPVEILRGFESRFGCEVFEGYGLSETAPVVSFNQPGRERKAGTIGFPVRGCEMRLVNDDGEDVPAGEPGEIAIRGENVMKGYWNRPDATAAAIPDGWFRSGDIATKDADGYYTIVDRKKDLIIRGGYNVYPREVEEVLYQHPAVAEAAVIGIGHPELGEEVGAAVALKPGFEVDPEELKNFVRDRLAAYKYPRSVWLVDALPKGPTGKILRRKVQPAG
- a CDS encoding aldo/keto reductase gives rise to the protein MTELRTLGSSGLRVSPLCLGGNVFGWTADKTQSFAVLDAYLAAGGNFIDTADSYMHYFPEQGNEPGQSESIIGDWLASRRNRDDVVIATKVGDHPKFMGLAPANIKAAVEESLRRLRTDHIDLYYTHFDRDESIPVDEIITALDDLVKAGKVRAIATSNISPERLSASLEFSDREGLARYVALQPQYNLIARDSYEGARREIVQREGLVCVPYFALASGFLTGKYRPGKNTENVRNLPGLAGGYADTERGVKVLDALEQIATARGVEMATVAVAWLAQQPTVIAPIASARTVEQLPALLAAQDLQLSDTELETLTTASS
- the leuC gene encoding 3-isopropylmalate dehydratase large subunit, which gives rise to MATLLDKIWDAHVVHRGAAGSDLLYVDFHLLHEGSSPQAFEGLRLAGRTVRRPDLTLATEDHVVPTRGQLGRSGVAATMVEALRRNCAEFGIPLHRSGTEGQGIVHVIGPELGITQPGRVILCGDSHTSTHGAFGALAFGIGTSQVEHVLATQTVAFAKPRAMAVTLHGALPTGVSAKDVALAVIGRIGTGGAQGHVIEYRGPAVEAMSMEARLTLCNMSIEAGAKAGMIAPDDVTVEYLRGRPYAPTGRAWDDAVASWKSLRSDDDAEFDRSVDIDVTTLSPYVSWGTNPSQVVELSGAVPDPADAPDPAGRQAAERALTYMDLSPGTPMREIPIDVVFLGSCTNGRIEDLRAAAQVLDGRRIAPGVRMLVVPGSAAVKRAAEAEGLDEVFRKAGAQWRTAGCSMCVAMNDDSLAAGERCASTSNRNFEGRQGRGGRTHLVSPTTAAATAVTGRLTAPSTLGTP